A genomic window from Sanguibacter antarcticus includes:
- a CDS encoding pseudouridine synthase translates to MSNTRGGRKKALPQQAPRDVHVPDGVRLQKVLATAGLGSRRACENLITNGRVEVDGVLVTELGVRVDPVKNAVHVDGMRIQLDTSLVTIALNKPLGVVSTMHDPEGRPTLAQFVADRPERLFHVGRLDAESEGLLILTNDGELANRLAHPKYEIPKTYLVHVQGRVTGTVANAMLHGIELEDGTAKVDRYKVVDTNPQSSLVEVELHAGRNRIVRRMFDEVGHPVTQLVRTKIGPVRLGDLRPGRVRVLGQTELGTLMADVGL, encoded by the coding sequence ATGAGCAACACCCGTGGTGGCCGCAAGAAGGCACTCCCACAACAAGCGCCCCGCGACGTCCACGTACCGGACGGGGTCCGCCTGCAGAAGGTGCTCGCGACGGCCGGCCTAGGGTCGCGTCGTGCCTGCGAGAACCTCATCACGAACGGTCGTGTCGAGGTCGACGGGGTCCTCGTGACCGAGCTCGGCGTGCGCGTGGACCCGGTGAAGAACGCCGTGCACGTCGACGGCATGCGGATCCAGCTCGACACGTCCCTCGTGACGATCGCTCTGAACAAGCCGCTCGGCGTCGTCTCGACGATGCACGACCCGGAGGGACGCCCGACGCTCGCGCAGTTCGTCGCGGACCGCCCAGAGCGACTGTTTCACGTCGGTCGCCTCGACGCGGAGTCGGAGGGCCTGCTCATCCTCACGAACGACGGAGAGCTCGCCAACCGTCTGGCGCACCCGAAGTACGAGATCCCCAAGACGTACCTCGTGCACGTCCAGGGTCGCGTGACCGGGACCGTCGCCAACGCGATGCTCCACGGCATCGAGCTCGAGGACGGCACCGCGAAGGTCGACCGCTACAAGGTCGTCGACACGAACCCGCAGTCGAGCCTCGTCGAGGTCGAGCTGCACGCGGGCCGCAACCGCATCGTCCGCCGGATGTTCGACGAGGTGGGCCACCCCGTGACCCAGCTGGTCCGCACGAAGATCGGGCCGGTGCGCCTCGGCGACCTGCGTCCGGGTCGTGTGCGTGTGCTCGGCCAGACCGAGCTCGGCACGCTCATGGCCGACGTCGGGCTGTGA
- the scpB gene encoding SMC-Scp complex subunit ScpB: MSTADDAAALEPDVRSLPGGVLAAVEAVLMVTDEPVSVVRLATALAVPVPEVEECLRTLSAEYAGRPPGEPSVLPEEGEPRRPAGFELREAGGGWRIYSAPAFADVVARFVTDGQTARLTQAALETLAVIAYRQPVTRGQVSAVRGVNVDGVVRTLSARGLVAEVGTDASSGALLYGTTGYFMERMGFSSLDELPALAPHLPEIDALDGLDDVGPRGRDDRWAGLVGAGAHEQPVAPELEDK; encoded by the coding sequence ATGAGCACGGCCGACGACGCCGCAGCGCTCGAGCCTGACGTCCGCTCGCTCCCCGGAGGGGTGCTGGCTGCGGTCGAGGCCGTCCTCATGGTGACGGACGAGCCGGTCTCGGTTGTGCGTCTCGCCACAGCGCTCGCGGTCCCGGTCCCCGAGGTCGAGGAGTGCTTGCGGACCCTGTCGGCGGAGTATGCCGGGCGGCCACCGGGGGAGCCGTCCGTGCTGCCCGAGGAGGGCGAGCCCCGTCGGCCGGCGGGCTTCGAGCTGCGCGAGGCCGGCGGCGGGTGGCGGATCTACAGCGCTCCGGCGTTCGCGGACGTGGTCGCGCGCTTTGTCACAGATGGTCAGACGGCGCGTCTGACCCAGGCCGCGCTCGAGACGCTCGCCGTCATCGCGTACCGCCAGCCGGTCACGCGCGGGCAGGTCTCGGCCGTCCGCGGGGTCAACGTCGACGGCGTGGTGCGCACCCTGAGCGCACGCGGACTCGTCGCCGAGGTGGGCACCGACGCGTCGAGTGGTGCGCTGCTCTACGGAACCACGGGATACTTCATGGAGCGTATGGGCTTTTCTTCGCTCGACGAGCTGCCCGCGCTCGCGCCGCACCTGCCGGAGATCGACGCCTTGGACGGTCTCGACGACGTCGGACCCCGTGGTCGCGACGATCGGTGGGCAGGACTGGTAGGAGCCGGAGCGCACGAGCAACCCGTAGCGCCTGAACTGGAGGACAAGTAG